Proteins encoded in a region of the Methanobrevibacter millerae genome:
- a CDS encoding PRC-barrel domain-containing protein: MVEVSNLRNLSIYTNTGHYVGQVEDIVLNIRLGTISKLQVRAVEPERKQIGLLDNIKGAFQGIPEENVGARSFQQDLLTVDFDKVQAIGDIMLINPRDIKKVNPEPPMPDTVAPNHAPQQPPKPETQPQFEDKPNFGSERL, translated from the coding sequence ATGGTAGAAGTTTCAAATTTACGTAATTTAAGTATATATACAAACACTGGTCATTATGTAGGTCAAGTAGAAGACATTGTTTTAAATATTAGATTAGGAACTATTTCAAAATTACAAGTTAGGGCAGTCGAACCAGAAAGAAAACAAATTGGTTTACTTGATAATATTAAAGGTGCTTTTCAAGGAATTCCTGAAGAAAATGTTGGTGCAAGGTCTTTCCAACAGGATTTATTAACCGTTGATTTTGATAAAGTACAAGCAATTGGAGACATTATGTTAATCAATCCAAGAGATATTAAAAAAGTTAATCCTGAACCACCTATGCCTGACACAGTTGCTCCAAATCATGCTCCACAACAACCTCCAAAACCTGAAACTCAACCACAATTTGAAGATAAACCTAATTTTGGCTCTGAAAGATTATAA
- a CDS encoding aspartate dehydrogenase, whose protein sequence is MNVGIIGCGAIANIIASRIVPEDNNIEIKYFYDKDVERAENLATFAGGVAVLDFDAMLDDVDLVLECASPDSVKLLAPKVLEKGIDMIVMSIGAFMDTGFYTKVLNIARENDAHIHLPSGAIVGLDGIKAVADFGLKEVTLVTRKSPKSLGKDIGTEEILFEGKASQAVKEFPLNINVAATISMACNRDIDVKIIVDPNVDRNVHEITAKGDFGEFKTITMNHPCAANPKTSMLAAISAIKLLKSFDETISVGL, encoded by the coding sequence ATGAATGTAGGAATTATAGGCTGTGGAGCTATTGCTAATATTATTGCAAGTAGAATAGTTCCTGAAGACAATAATATTGAAATTAAATACTTTTATGATAAAGATGTGGAAAGAGCAGAAAATTTAGCTACCTTTGCTGGGGGTGTTGCTGTTCTTGATTTTGATGCGATGCTTGATGATGTTGATTTAGTATTGGAATGTGCTTCTCCGGATTCTGTTAAACTATTGGCTCCTAAAGTATTGGAAAAAGGAATTGATATGATTGTTATGAGTATTGGGGCTTTTATGGATACTGGCTTTTACACTAAAGTATTAAATATTGCTCGTGAAAATGATGCGCACATTCATTTGCCTTCCGGTGCTATTGTTGGATTGGATGGTATTAAGGCTGTTGCAGATTTCGGTTTAAAAGAGGTTACATTAGTTACTCGTAAATCCCCAAAATCTTTGGGTAAAGATATTGGTACTGAAGAAATATTATTTGAGGGTAAGGCTTCACAGGCGGTGAAAGAATTTCCATTAAATATTAATGTAGCAGCAACAATCAGCATGGCATGTAATCGTGACATTGATGTTAAAATCATTGTTGATCCGAATGTTGACCGTAATGTTCATGAAATTACTGCAAAAGGAGATTTTGGTGAGTTTAAAACAATCACTATGAATCATCCGTGTGCAGCTAATCCAAAGACCAGTATGCTGGCTGCAATTTCTGCAATTAAATTGCTTAAAAGTTTTGATGAAACTATATCTGTTGGATTATAA
- a CDS encoding tRNA(His) guanylyltransferase Thg1 family protein, whose protein sequence is MKEYEIFSDLRVPVNSKIIVRLDGRSFHSFAKKMELVKPYDDAFYNVMVNVSKELFEEFSPLFIYTFSDEISVLLDKVPFNGRVEKINSVFASFASSSFTLNYDKKFSKPVAFDSRVIPINDDVYDYFKWRQDEAWRNCVNGYGIHFLKSKYSSDEANQKINGLGLSDIHELLFQNGLNLNDVETWKKRGIGVYRKNKEVIGFNKKESKEQISYRSFVHVDCNLPIFSKDFFNSLF, encoded by the coding sequence ATGAAAGAATATGAAATTTTCTCTGATTTGAGAGTTCCTGTTAATTCTAAAATCATTGTTCGGTTAGATGGTAGAAGTTTTCATTCATTTGCAAAAAAGATGGAACTTGTAAAGCCATATGATGATGCTTTTTATAATGTAATGGTGAATGTTTCAAAGGAACTGTTTGAAGAGTTTTCACCACTTTTTATTTATACTTTTTCTGATGAAATCAGTGTTCTTTTAGATAAAGTTCCTTTTAATGGTCGTGTTGAGAAAATAAATTCTGTTTTTGCCAGTTTCGCTTCATCTTCATTTACATTAAACTATGATAAAAAGTTTTCCAAGCCAGTTGCTTTTGATTCAAGGGTTATTCCCATTAATGATGATGTTTATGATTACTTCAAATGGAGGCAGGATGAGGCTTGGAGAAACTGTGTTAATGGATATGGAATTCATTTTTTAAAGTCCAAATACTCTTCTGATGAAGCAAATCAAAAGATTAATGGTTTAGGATTATCGGATATTCATGAATTATTGTTTCAAAACGGTTTAAATTTGAATGATGTTGAAACATGGAAAAAAAGAGGTATAGGTGTATATAGGAAAAATAAGGAAGTGATTGGATTCAATAAAAAAGAATCAAAAGAACAAATCTCATATCGTAGTTTTGTTCATGTTGATTGTAATCTTCCGATTTTTTCAAAAGATTTCTTTAACAGTCTTTTTTGA